The following coding sequences lie in one Sorghum bicolor cultivar BTx623 chromosome 6, Sorghum_bicolor_NCBIv3, whole genome shotgun sequence genomic window:
- the LOC8060412 gene encoding uncharacterized protein LOC8060412, with protein MAAAEAEASSSRRRRRRAEELCAAAVSVADAASWCCAVALVALVLLGALRAETDGDGGGYRRQFRGPRLGGAAARPCEEVYVVGEGETLHSISDKCGDPFIVERNPHIHDPDDVFPGLVIALCPTKNTS; from the coding sequence ATGGCCGCTGCCGAGGCAGAGGCGAGCagcagccggcggcggcgccgccgcgcggAGGAGCTGTGCGCCGCGGCCGTGTCGGTGGCGGACGCGGCCTCGTGGTGTTGCGCGGTGGCGCTGGTGGCGCTCGTGCTGCTGGGCGCGCTCCGCGCGGAGACCGACGGCGACGGGGGCGGGTACCGTCGTCAGTTCCGGGGCCCGCGGCTGGGCGGCGCCGCGGCGCGGCCGTGCGAGGAGGTGTACGTGGTCGGGGAAGGCGAGACGCTGCACAGCATCAGCGACAAGTGCGGGGACCCCTTCATCGTGGAGCGGAACCCGCACATACACGACCCCGACGACGTCTTCCCGGGCCTCGTCATCGCGCTCTGCCCCACCAAGAACACCTCCTAG